The Sporosarcina sp. Marseille-Q4943 genome includes the window GCATCACCGGAAAACACGTCATTCACAAGGCCTTCGCCTTTCACGACATGAAGCCCTTTGCCATTCTTCGTGACGATCCCTGCGCCTTCCTGCCCACGGTGCTGCAGCGCATGCAAGCCGTAATAGCTCAGCTGCGCCGCATCTTCATGCCCCCAAATGCCGAACACTCCGCATTCTTCGTTCAGGCCTCTGAGTTCAGCAAGCATGGGATTGCCCCTTTCCACGCGGACCGGAATTCTTCCACCGTTCCGTCGATTAAAACTGTATCGTTGTCGTTTTTAATGATGATTTTATCTTGATCGGTTACTGTGCCGATTTTCACTGCATCTTGTACTAGCGCTTCAAAAGCTGTCATATGCTCCTCTTTCACCGTCACGAGGAAGCGCGATTGCGTTTCACTGAATAAAGCCGTCACCGCTGATCCTTTAACAGTCACTTCAGCTCCAAGGCCTTCCGCATCGAATGCCTTCTCGCAAAGTGCAATAGCGAATCCGCCTTCGGACAGATCCGTCGCCGATTGGACGAGCTTGCTTTGAATCGCTTTTAGGAGCGATTGTTGACGGGATGCCTCCACTTCAAGATCAATTGCAGGCGCTTTCCCGAAAATTTTGCCATGGATCATTTGCTGAAGCTCGCTGCCGCCAAATTCTGTCGCCGCTTCGCCAATCAAGTAGATTGCGTCGCCTGCTTGTTTGAATGAAGTCGTCGTCACTTGCGACAGATCATGTACGAGGCCAACCAAGCCCATCGTCGGAGTCGGATAGACCGGAACCCCATTCACTTCATTCGACATCGAGACGTTCCCGCCGATGATCGGTGAATTCAACGTACGGCAAGCTTCTGCAATGCCATCTGCCGATTTCTCGATTTGCCAGAACACTTCTGGCTTGTCCGGACTTCCGAAGTTCAGGCAATCCGTTGCCGCAATCGGCTCCGCGCCTGAACAGATCAAGTTACGAGCCGCTTCCGCAACTGCAATCTTCCCGCCCGTTTCCGGGTCGAGGTAAATATAGCGGGAGTTGCAATCCGCTGTCATCGCAAGGCCTTTATTCGTACCGCGGACACGGATGACACCGGCTGATGAGCCTGGTGCTACGACCGTATTCGTACGCGCCTGCGTATCGAATTGGCTGTACACCCACTCTTTCGACGCAATTGTCGGCCGTTGCAATAACGCTGACAATGTCCCTTTCAAGTCTTCGACTGCCGGCTCCTCATTGTCCATTGCCTGGAATTCTCTGAAGTAAGCAGGCTCTTCCGATTTCTTATGATAGACAGGTGCGTCTTCAGCGAGAATATCCGCCAAGATTTCCGCGACAACTTCACCTTTATGTGTAAGCCGAAGCATTTTGTCGTCCGTCACTTTCCCGATCGCCACTGCTTCTAGCTCGTATTTCTTGCACAAGTCGATGATTTCCTGCTCACGTCCTTGCTTCACGACAACGAGCATCCGCTCCTGCGACTCGGACAGCATCATTTCATAAGCAGTCATGCCTTCTTCGCGCTGTGGAACGAGATCCAAGTTCAACTCAACTCCATATCCAGCTTTTGAAGCCATTTCCGCCGAAGATGAAGTAAGTCCTGCCGCCCCCATGTCCTGTATGCCGATCAATGCATCCGACTTCACCAATTCAAGGCAAGCTTCCATGAGCAGCTTCTCAAGATACGGATCTCCCGCTTGCATGACTGGCAGCTCTTCCTCTTTATCGACCGCAACTTCAGATGAAGACATCGTCGCGCCGTGGATTCCGTCCCTGCCCGTCTTCGCGCCGACATACAAGACCGTATTGCCGACTCCGGAAGCAAGACCTTTCTGGATATCTTCGTGATTCAACAATCCGACAGCCATTGCATTGACGAGCGGACGTTTCGAATAGCAATTATCGAACTGGACTTCTCCCGCAACCGTCGGAATGCCGATCGTATTTCCGTAGCTAGCAATCCCTGCAACCGCCTGTTCAAATAAATAACGGTCGCGCTCATCCGTCAAATCACCGAAACGCATCGAGTTTACAAGTGCCACTGGACGAGCACCCATTGAAAAGACGTCGCGGATAATACCGCCCGCTCCTGTCGCCGCACCGATGAACGGCTCGATAGCAGATGGGGAGTTATGCGATTCCATTTTGAAGACAGCCGCCTGATTATCCCCGATATCGACGATACCAGCACCTTCTCCGGGACCTTGCAACACACGTGCACCTTCCGTAGGGAATTTGCGCAATACCGGCTTCGAGCTTTTATAAGAACAATGCTCCGACCACATCGCCGAAAACAATCCTGTCTCCGTGTAATTCGGAAGACGTCCGATCATCTCGACTGCACGATCGAACTCCTCATCCGTCATTCCCATTTGGCGATACAGTTTTTCATCTTTGATTTGCTGAGCTGTTGGTTCATGCATGGTTGGCATTCTTCTCACTCCAGTTCTTCAAAATTGATCGGAATAAAGGCAAACCGTCCGTTCCCCCGATGATTTCCTCTACCGCGCGTTCAGGAAGCGGCATCATGCCAAGGACATTTCCTTGTTCATTCAAAACTCCTGCGATTGCGTCCACACTGCCATCAAGATTGCCGTCATTGTAAGCAAATACGATGCGGTTCTGCTCTTTCAATTGCGCTGCTGTTTCCGTATCGACAAAATAATTACCGTACTCATGGGCGAATGGAAGCGTAATTTGATGCCCTTGCTCATAAATGCTCGTAAAAGTAGATGTTGAATTTTGAACCGTGAGCTTCGCATTGCCGCTTCTGAATTTCAATCCTTTATTCCGCAAGAAAGCACCGGGAAGAAGTCCGGCTTCAACGAGGATTTGAAAACCGTTCCCTACGCCGAGCACCGGCTTGCCGGAAGCTGCGAATGCCTTCAAGCTGTCAATCGATTTGGAGCTTTGTGCAAGAGCACCCGGGCGTAAGTAATCGCCGTAGGAAGCTCCTGTCGGAATGACGACAGCATCGTAATTGTGTAAGTCGGCATCCATATGGCTGACGATTTCTGCACCGACGCCAACGATATCCAAGAGGGCATGATACATGTCCACATCACAGCTGGATCCGGGGAAACTTAAAATAGCGAACCTCATTTGCCCGCAACCTCCCCGATTTCAAAGCTGTAGTCCTCGATCACTTTATTGACAAGAAGCTTATCGCACATTTCTTTCACACGCGCTTCAATTTCACTGTCCGTTCCTGACAGCTCAAGCTCGATCAGCTTTCCGATACGGACGCTTTCGACTTCATTGAACCCCAATGTTTGAAGTGCCTCCTGTGCAGCAATTCCTTGTGGATCAACAACACTTTCGCGTAATGTTACGTAAACGTTCACTTTTGTCATGTCAATTTCCTCCCGAATGGATGTTAGTTTGTCATCGAATTGGTGCTGCAAATTTCAAGACCAGATGCCTGTCGAATCGATTTCTTCCAATGTCTTCTCTATATCTTCGGTCATGATTGTCACATGTCCCATTTTCCGTTTTTCTTTCGCCTCGGCCTTCCCGTACAGGTGGATTGACCAGTCAGGATAGTTCATAACCACTTTCTTCAAAGGCACGACATGCTCCCCGAGCACGTTCACCATGATCGATGGTGCCCATAGCTTCGGCTTGCGCAGCGGCCAGCCGCACACCGCACGGATATGCTGATGGAACTGGGAT containing:
- the purQ gene encoding phosphoribosylformylglycinamidine synthase subunit PurQ produces the protein MRFAILSFPGSSCDVDMYHALLDIVGVGAEIVSHMDADLHNYDAVVIPTGASYGDYLRPGALAQSSKSIDSLKAFAASGKPVLGVGNGFQILVEAGLLPGAFLRNKGLKFRSGNAKLTVQNSTSTFTSIYEQGHQITLPFAHEYGNYFVDTETAAQLKEQNRIVFAYNDGNLDGSVDAIAGVLNEQGNVLGMMPLPERAVEEIIGGTDGLPLFRSILKNWSEKNANHA
- the purS gene encoding phosphoribosylformylglycinamidine synthase subunit PurS, with translation MTKVNVYVTLRESVVDPQGIAAQEALQTLGFNEVESVRIGKLIELELSGTDSEIEARVKEMCDKLLVNKVIEDYSFEIGEVAGK
- the purL gene encoding phosphoribosylformylglycinamidine synthase subunit PurL, with product MPTMHEPTAQQIKDEKLYRQMGMTDEEFDRAVEMIGRLPNYTETGLFSAMWSEHCSYKSSKPVLRKFPTEGARVLQGPGEGAGIVDIGDNQAAVFKMESHNSPSAIEPFIGAATGAGGIIRDVFSMGARPVALVNSMRFGDLTDERDRYLFEQAVAGIASYGNTIGIPTVAGEVQFDNCYSKRPLVNAMAVGLLNHEDIQKGLASGVGNTVLYVGAKTGRDGIHGATMSSSEVAVDKEEELPVMQAGDPYLEKLLMEACLELVKSDALIGIQDMGAAGLTSSSAEMASKAGYGVELNLDLVPQREEGMTAYEMMLSESQERMLVVVKQGREQEIIDLCKKYELEAVAIGKVTDDKMLRLTHKGEVVAEILADILAEDAPVYHKKSEEPAYFREFQAMDNEEPAVEDLKGTLSALLQRPTIASKEWVYSQFDTQARTNTVVAPGSSAGVIRVRGTNKGLAMTADCNSRYIYLDPETGGKIAVAEAARNLICSGAEPIAATDCLNFGSPDKPEVFWQIEKSADGIAEACRTLNSPIIGGNVSMSNEVNGVPVYPTPTMGLVGLVHDLSQVTTTSFKQAGDAIYLIGEAATEFGGSELQQMIHGKIFGKAPAIDLEVEASRQQSLLKAIQSKLVQSATDLSEGGFAIALCEKAFDAEGLGAEVTVKGSAVTALFSETQSRFLVTVKEEHMTAFEALVQDAVKIGTVTDQDKIIIKNDNDTVLIDGTVEEFRSAWKGAIPCLLNSEA